A single Curtobacterium sp. MCJR17_020 DNA region contains:
- a CDS encoding PspC domain-containing protein, with the protein MSTLSRPRNGRILAGVCAGLADRFGLSRTLVRIGWVILSLFPGPLWIAYVVLWFVVPAEGNTRR; encoded by the coding sequence ATGAGCACACTCTCCCGTCCCCGCAACGGCCGCATCCTCGCCGGTGTCTGCGCCGGCCTCGCCGATCGCTTCGGCCTGTCCCGCACCCTCGTCCGGATCGGCTGGGTGATCCTGAGCCTGTTCCCCGGGCCGCTGTGGATCGCCTACGTCGTCCTGTGGTTCGTGGTGCCGGCAGAGGGCAACACCCGGCGCTGA
- a CDS encoding NADP-dependent oxidoreductase — translation MTEIPETMRAVRFDEWGDRSVLHVAEVPVPEATAGRVLVRVRAAGINPGESAIRQGLFDGGSSDALPSGQGTDFAGIVVAVGEGVDGVDEGEEVLGWSWDRASQAEYVSVPAEQVVQKPRLLDWTVAGGLDIVATTAAAAVRAVDPRPGETVVVSGAAGGVGGFVTQLLTNEGIDVIAIASEANHEWLRSKRARPVAYGEGLQERITELATNGIDAVIDTYGPEYVHLGIALGVPVDRIETIIAFEAAAEVGAKASGSADTADPEILGALAMQVANGEVEVPIAATYPLDRVQDAYEQLEQRHTRGKIVLIP, via the coding sequence ATGACTGAGATCCCGGAGACCATGCGCGCTGTCCGCTTCGACGAGTGGGGTGACCGCTCCGTGCTGCACGTCGCCGAGGTCCCCGTCCCCGAGGCCACCGCCGGTCGGGTGCTCGTGCGCGTCCGCGCCGCCGGCATCAACCCGGGCGAGTCGGCGATCCGCCAGGGGCTGTTCGACGGCGGGTCCTCAGACGCGCTGCCGTCCGGTCAGGGCACCGACTTCGCCGGCATCGTCGTGGCCGTCGGCGAGGGCGTCGACGGCGTCGACGAGGGCGAAGAGGTCCTCGGGTGGTCGTGGGACCGCGCGAGCCAGGCCGAGTACGTGTCGGTGCCGGCCGAACAGGTCGTGCAGAAGCCCCGGCTGCTCGACTGGACCGTCGCCGGCGGGCTCGACATCGTCGCCACGACCGCTGCCGCAGCCGTCCGTGCCGTCGACCCCCGACCCGGCGAGACCGTCGTCGTGTCCGGTGCCGCAGGTGGTGTCGGCGGGTTCGTCACGCAGCTGCTGACGAACGAGGGCATCGACGTGATCGCGATCGCGTCCGAGGCGAACCACGAGTGGCTCCGGTCGAAGCGTGCACGGCCCGTCGCGTACGGCGAGGGCCTGCAGGAGCGGATCACCGAGCTCGCCACCAACGGCATCGACGCCGTCATCGACACGTACGGTCCGGAGTACGTGCACCTCGGGATCGCCCTGGGCGTGCCGGTCGACCGCATCGAGACGATCATCGCCTTCGAGGCTGCCGCCGAGGTCGGTGCGAAGGCCTCCGGCAGCGCGGACACGGCCGACCCGGAGATCCTCGGCGCCCTGGCGATGCAGGTGGCGAACGGCGAGGTCGAGGTGCCGATCGCCGCGACCTACCCGCTCGACCGGGTTCAGGACGCCTACGAGCAGCTGGAGCAGCGGCACACCCGCGGGAAGATCGTGCTCATCCCCTGA
- a CDS encoding shikimate 5-dehydrogenase — protein sequence MPILNKDMQVCMSLAARPSNIGTRFHNFLYDELGLNFLYKAFTTTDLPGAVAGIRALGIRGCSVSMPFKEAIIPLVDHVEESAAAIQSVNTVVNDDGVLTASNTDYEAIAALLASHDVDSASRVLLRGSGGMAKAVTAAFRGAGFDRLTVVARNEQTGPALASQYGYEWVAEEREAGESDLVVNVTPLGMRGDQQDALAFAQDRIEAAHTVFDVVAFPSETPLVRAGRQAGKHVITGAEVIALQAARQFERYTGVALTDDQVARASEFSRAE from the coding sequence ATGCCCATCCTCAACAAGGACATGCAGGTCTGCATGTCGCTCGCGGCCCGGCCGAGCAACATCGGCACCCGTTTCCACAACTTCCTGTACGACGAGCTCGGGCTCAACTTCCTGTACAAGGCGTTCACCACGACCGACCTGCCCGGCGCCGTGGCCGGCATCCGCGCGCTCGGCATCCGCGGCTGCTCGGTGTCGATGCCCTTCAAGGAGGCGATCATCCCGCTCGTCGACCACGTCGAGGAGTCCGCCGCCGCCATCCAGTCGGTGAACACGGTCGTGAACGACGACGGCGTGCTCACCGCGTCGAACACCGACTACGAGGCGATCGCCGCCCTGCTCGCCTCACACGACGTCGACAGCGCGTCCCGGGTGCTGCTCCGCGGCTCCGGCGGCATGGCGAAGGCCGTGACCGCGGCGTTCCGCGGCGCCGGCTTCGACCGCCTGACGGTCGTCGCTCGCAACGAGCAGACCGGCCCGGCGCTCGCGTCGCAGTACGGCTACGAGTGGGTCGCCGAGGAGCGCGAGGCTGGGGAGTCCGACCTGGTCGTCAACGTCACGCCCCTCGGCATGCGCGGCGACCAGCAGGACGCGCTCGCCTTTGCCCAGGACCGGATCGAGGCGGCCCACACGGTCTTCGACGTGGTCGCGTTCCCGTCGGAGACCCCGCTGGTCCGCGCCGGCCGCCAGGCCGGCAAGCACGTCATCACCGGAGCCGAGGTCATCGCGCTGCAGGCAGCACGCCAGTTCGAGCGCTACACGGGCGTCGCCCTGACCGACGACCAGGTGGCGCGCGCCAGCGAGTTCTCGCGCGCCGAGTAG